One region of Rattus norvegicus strain BN/NHsdMcwi chromosome 13, GRCr8, whole genome shotgun sequence genomic DNA includes:
- the Tmem185b gene encoding transmembrane protein 185B: MNPRGLFQDFNPSKFLIYACLLLFSVLLPLRLDGIIQWSYWAVFAPIWLWKLLVIVGASVGAGVWARNPRYRTEGEACVEFKAMLIAVGIHLLLLMFEILVCDRVERGTHFWLLVFMPLFFVSPVSVAACVWGFRHDRSLELEILCSVNILQFIFIALRLDRIIHWPWLVVFVPLWILMSFLCLVVLYYIVWSLLFLRSLDVVAEQRRTHVTMAISWITIVVPLLTFEVLLVHRLDGHNTFSYISIFTPLWLSLLTLMATTFRRKGGNHWWFGIRRDFCQFLLEVFPFLREYGNISYDLHHEDSEDAEDASALEAPKIAPMFGKKARVVITQSPGKYVPPPPKLNIDMPD; this comes from the coding sequence ATGAACCCCAGGGGCCTGTTCCAGGACTTCAACCCCAGTAAGTTCCTCATTTATgcctgcttgctgctcttctccGTGCTGCTGCCCCTGCGTCTGGACGGCATCATCCAGTGGAGCTACTGGGCGGTCTTCGCCCCCATCTGGCTGTGGAAGCTCCTGGTCATCGTGGGCGCCTCGGTGGGTGCGGGCGTGTGGGCCCGCAACCCTCGCTACCGTACGGAGGGGGAAGCCTGTGTGGAATTCAAAGCCATGCTGATCGCTGTGGGCATCCACCTGCTGCTGCTCATGTTTGAGATTCTAGTCTGCGACCGGGTGGAGAGGGGAACCCACTTTTGGCTGCTGGTCTTCATGCCACTCTTCTTCGTTTCCCCGGTGTCCGTGGCCGCCTGCGTCTGGGGCTTCCGACATGACAGGTCTTTGGAACTGGAAATCCTGTGCTCCGTCAACATCCTGCAGTTTATCTTCATCGCTCTGAGGTTGGACAGGATTATCCACTGGCCGTGGCTGGTGGTATTCGTGCCTCTGTGGATCCTCATGTCATTCCTCTGCCTGGTGGTTCTCTATTACATCGTGTGGTCCCTCCTGTTCCTGCGGTCCCTGGATGTGGTTGCAGAGCAGCGAAGAACACATGTGACCATGGCCATCAGCTGGATCACGATTGTCGTGCCCCTGCTCACCTTTGAGGTCCTGCTAGTTCACAGACTGGATGGCCACAATACGTTCTCTTACATTTCCATATTCACCCCTCTTTGGCTGTCATTACTGACTTTGATGGCCACGACGTTCAGGCGGAAAGGGGGCAATCATTGGTGGTTCGGTATTCGCAGGGATTTCTGTCAGTTTCTACTTGAGGTTTTCCCGTTTTTAAGAGAATATGGGAATATCTCTTACGATCTCCATCACGAAGACAGCGAAGATGCTGAAGACGCGTCGGCGTTAGAAGCTCCGAAAATTGCCCCAATGTTTGGAAAGAAGGCCCGGGTAGTTATAACACAGAGCCCTGGGAAATAcgtccctccacctcccaagttaAACATTGATATGCCAGACTAA